A window of the Ogataea parapolymorpha DL-1 chromosome V, whole genome shotgun sequence genome harbors these coding sequences:
- a CDS encoding Glycerol proton symporter of the plasma membrane, subject to glucose-induced inactivation, whose translation MSRQITVDDIPKAVLVGNPLLYFTTGFVSLCVFLFGYDQGYFSSILTNHYFKEYFNYPTALEIGTVVAILEIGALISSLSLGPISDKLGRRKTTRLGALVFCIGGTVQSCSKSVSHLAIGRFISGIGVGFLSGTAPSFQAEISAPENRGLLGSAQFTGNIMGYASSIWIDYGCSFIENNLSFRIPLMLQVVFGSILFFGSFALVESPRWLLEHDHDAEGLVVIADLFSGGHVHSDRAREEYKAIKESVLIGRLEGSLSYLDVFRKYPRRIFMAMSSQMFAQFNGINVISYYAPLVFEHAGWVGRDAILLTGINAILYVLSSIPPWYLTEAWGRKPVLIMGGLVMGVSLCAVSYFSKSEASNSATMVVVFVMIYNSFFGCSWGPVGWLNVEVLPTKARASGAAMATATNWLCNFIVGELAPILLEKIKWRLYLIHATSCFISVVTVWIVFPETKGLSLEEMDSIFDDRSSVYSTHSGNLSGFGSTNDLEAWSSRSGMITGHAPQAARHPGAQESNPLLPNNKPFILPQDIEPPDLATIYKFKTDDSHSLRGSLRKGSEAVSSIFRFNRSNNDEASMASDAVSERFINTSH comes from the coding sequence ATGTCACGACAAATTACTGTCGATGATATTCCAAAGGCAGTTTTGGTGGGCAACCCGCTGCTGTACTTTACCACCGGCTTTGTGAGTCTGTGTGTCTTTCTTTTCGGATACGATCAGGGTTATTTCAGCTCGATTTTGACCAATCACTATTTTAAGGAGTATTTCAACTATCCAACGGCTCTGGAAATCGGTACTGTGGTGGCAATCCTGGAGATTGGCGCTCTGATTTCATCGCTAAGTCTGGGCCCCATTTCTGATAAGCTCGGACGCAGAAAAACCACCCGGCTCGGTGCTCTGGTATTCTGCATTGGAGGCACGGTCCAGTCGTGTTCCAAGTCGGTGTCCCATCTTGCCATTGGCCGTTTCATCTCTGGTATCGGCGTTGGGTTTCTGTCAGGTACAGCACCTTCGTTCCAAGCAGAGATCTCTGCCCCCGAGAACCGTGGACTACTGGGGTCTGCACAGTTTACTGGCAACATCATGGGCTACgcctcgtcgatctggaTCGACTACGGCTGCAGCTTCATCGAGAACAACCTTTCCTTCCGAATCCCACTCATGTTGCAGGTCGTCTTTGGCTCGATCCTATTTTTTGGTAGCTTTGCGCTGGTGGAAAGTCCTAGATGGCTGCTAGAGCACGACCACGACGCGGAGGGACTCGTTGTCATTGCAGATCTGTTTTCAGGCGGCCACGTGCACAGCGACAGAGCACGTGAGGAGTACAAGGCCATCAAAGAGTCCGTTCTAATAGGCCGTCTGGAGGGAAGTCTGAGCTATCTCGATGTCTTCAGAAAATACCCTAGACGGATATTCATGGCTATGAGTTCGCAGATGTTTGCGCAGTTCAACGGTATCAACGTGATTTCATATTACGCTCCGCTGGTGTTTGAGCACGCCGGCTGGGTTGGTAGAGATGCCATTTTGCTCACCGGTATCAATGCCATTTTGTATGTTCTCAGCAGCATTCCGCCATGGTACCTGACAGAAGCATGGGGCCGCAAGCCGGTGCTGATCATGGGAGGACTGGTTATGGGGGTCAGCCTGTGTGCAGTCTCGTACTTTAGTAAGTCTGAGGCGTCGAATAGTGCTACCATGGTTGTTGTTTTCGTCATGATCTACAACTCGTTCTTCGGCTGCAGTTGGGGACCAGTCGGCTGGCTGAACGTCGAAGTGCTGCCTACTAAGGCCCGTGCGTCCGGAGCCGCCATGGCTACGGCCACAAACTGGCTGTGCAACTTCATTGTCGGGGAACTTGCACCGAtcctgctcgaaaaaattaaatgGAGACTTTACCTTATCCACGCCACCTCGTGCTTCATCTCAGTCGTGACTGTGTGGATTGTGTTCCCAGAAACCAAGGGCCTGAGTCTCGAGGAAATGGATAGCATTTTTGACGACAGGTCGTCGGTTTACTCGACGCACTCCGGCAATCTCTCTGGCTTTGGATCCACCAACGACTTGGAGgcctggagcagcaggtcgGGAATGATCACGGGCCACGCTCCACAGGCTGCAAGACATCCTGGCGCTCAGGAGTCAAACCCACTGCTGCCAAACAACAAGCCGTTCATCTTGCCACAGGATATCGAGCCACCAGACCTGGCTACCATCTACAAGTTTAAGACAGACGACTCGCACTCTCTGCGCGGCTCGCTCCGCAAGGGATCTGAGGCGGTCTCGTCCATCTTCCGATTCAACAGATCCAACAATGACGAAGCAAGCATGGCGTCCGACGCGGTGTCCGAAAGATTTATAAATACTTCACATTGA
- a CDS encoding tRNA (guanine-N(7)-)-methyltransferase, translating to MSDSLSKRKQYREAKEETRKVLKHARFEDTQEVSLPKKRFYRQRAHSNPFSDHKLEYPKSPDSMDWSKYYPGFVDSETGKLDRQVEIADIGCGFGGLLVDLAPHFPDSLILGMEIRVQVTQYVEDRIIALRLQHKDTNKYQNISVIRANAMKFLPNFFHKGQLSKMFFCFPDPHFKQRKHKARIITTTLLSEYAYVLREGGVVYTITDVKDLHEWMVSHLDEHPLFERLSKEWEDQDPCVAIMRESTEEGKKVARNNGDKFVACYRRVAA from the coding sequence ATGTCTGATTCTCTGTCTAAAAGAAAACAATATCGCGAGGCGAAGGAGGAAACCCGAAAAGTGCTCAAGCACGCGCGGTTTGAGGATACCCAGGAGGTCAGTCTCCCGAAAAAACGGTTTTATAGACAACGTGCACACTCTAATCCGTTTTCAGACCACAAGCTAGAGTACCCAAAGAGTCCCGACTCGATGGACTGGAGCAAGTACTATCCAGGGTTTGTGGATAGCGAGACAGGAAAGCTGGATCGGCAGGTTGAGATCGCAGACATTGGCTGCGGGTTTGGTGGTCTTTTGGTTGATCTGGCCCCACATTTCCCAGACAGCCTGATCCTGGGTATGGAAATCAGAGTGCAAGTCACACAGTACGTTGAGGACCGGATCATCGCATTGAGGTTGCAACACAAAGACACGAATAAATATCAAAACATCAGCGTGATCCGCGCGAACGCCATGAAGTTCCTTCCTAATTTCTTCCACAAGGGGCAGCTGTCGAAGATGTTCTTCTGTTTCCCGGATCCGCACTTCAAGCAGAGAAAGCACAAGGCGCGCATTATCACGACGACACTGCTGAGCGAGTACGCGTACGTGTTGCGCGAGGGAGGAGTTGTGTATACCATCACTGACGTCAAGGACCTGCATGAGTGGATGGTGAGCCATCTAGACGAACACCCGCTATTTGAGCGCCTTTCTAAAGAATGGGAGGATCAAGACCCTTGTGTGGCCATCATGCGCGAGTCGACCGAGGAAGGAAAGAAAGTGGCACGCAACAACGGTGACAAATTTGTCGCATGTTATAGACGGGTAGCAGCGTAA
- a CDS encoding Mitochondrial ribosomal protein of the large subunit: MFALARIGLQTPKVGILGLTRGLASSALTASEKRNTTKPENGRKTYLLDVYKHFDKNNQIMLFAHHNNLTAHDNKKIKLQIEEAGAQMRKLKVSLFKHYLRASHHKDPASKAAYRQVKKHKIRHPLEPLLKGPTAAILIKDLNPKVVKNVVKALKAHNERLFIVGGRIGNDVVDIADINQFKEMPTMDELRSQLVGMLTVLSGAGLVRTLESAANTLYLTMDTHRQELEKKENPEKDEKQE; this comes from the coding sequence ATGTTCGCTCTTGCAAGAATTGGGCTACAAACTCCAAAGGTGGGCATCCTCGGACTCACACGGGGGCTTGCCAGCTCTGCTTTGACCGCATCGGAAAAGAGAAACACAACCAAACCGGAAAACGGAAGAAAAACATACCTCTTGGATGTGTACAAGCATTTCGATAAAAACAACCAGATCATGCTGTTTGCGCACCACAACAATCTCACAGCACACGATaacaagaaaatcaagctgCAGATCGAGGAGGCTGGCGCACAAATGAGAAAACTCAAGGTGTCGCTCTTCAAGCACTACCTCAGAGCATCTCACCACAAGGACCCAGCTTCTAAGGCTGCCTACCGACAGGTGAAGAAACATAAAATAAGACATCCTTTGGAGCCGCTTTTGAAGGGACCCACAGCCGCCATTTTGATAAAAGACTTAAATCCTAAAGTGGTGAAAAACGTCGTCAAGGCCCTTAAAGCACACAACGAGCGCTTATTCATTGTTGGCGGCCGGATTGGTAACGACGTGGTTGACATTGCGGACATCAAccagttcaaggagatgcCAACAATGGACGAACTACGGTCTCAGTTGGTTGGAATGTTGACCGTTCTTTCTGGAGCGGGCTTGGTCAGAACTCTGGAGAGCGCTGCCAACACTCTGTACTTGACCATGGACACCCATAGacaagagctggagaagaaggagaaccCAGAAAAGGACGAGAAGCAGGAGTGA
- a CDS encoding Protein IVY1, with translation MDNTAPRKSPVRKPPPPHLSEFYSFVNGSSPESQPQLETSTLQSGSKDPFQEDSLYDIAGLSLGEVQRKLRADSSRTESLLSLQPSMTPSTLDLETLITKKDVNDTIASCRDLVRTAAAYREALNALSTAASEFGRSLEDCARCKGAGSASEGLMTASGFHHQIANHQQILAHSLSDGFERPILNIISDFERSYKANDAIFKKEIREKVLQLRQKEATNNKLSRKKTRNIIAYKSNLLQLASQLDEIDRAKHDYYVSSYDQTQATFTSILAKTSSVIAMETQMYESIANKAHSGGGLDKLLAQEPSPTPENDTNSETRTLEASRPSSVTAQSTRSDHSDHSDHSNHSEPADSQDEADEANKTTDSFFSPPVVTSRDEASAEAPEQQQPDHTSTFSLPTATSPAVPLAPTVTHADSVSVQYM, from the coding sequence ATGGACAACACGGCCCCTCGCAAGTCGCCCGTGCGCAAGCCGCCACCTCCGCATCTTTCTGAGTTCTACTCATTTGTCAACGGCTCGTCTCCTGAGTCCCAGCCGCAATTGGAGACCTCCACGCTCCAGAGCGGCTCTAAAGACCCATTCCAGGAGGACTCGCTCTACGACATTGCCGGGCTCTCATTGGGTGAAGTCCAGCGCAAACTTCGCGCGGACTCGTCGCGAACAGAGTCCTTGCTCTCTTTGCAGCCCTCCATGACTCCATCGACGCTGGATCTGGAGACCCTAATTACCAAAAAGGACGTCAACGACACCATCGCTAGCTGCCGCGACCTTGTTCGCACAGCAGCCGCATATAGAGAGGCGTTGAATGCTCTGAGCACCGCTGCCAGCGAATTTGGGCGCTCGTTGGAAGACTGTGCGCGTTGCAAGGGAGCAGGAAGCGCTTCTGAGGGACTGATGACAGCCAGCGGATTTCACCACCAGATAGCAAACCATCAGCAGATACTGGCACATAGCCTTTCTGATGGCTTCGAAAGACCCATTCTCAACATAATATCCGATTTTGAGCGCTCGTACAAGGCCAACGACgccattttcaagaaagaaatCAGAGAGAAGGTGCTGCAACTTAGACAGAAGGAAGCTaccaacaacaagctgagCCGCAAGAAGACGCGAAATATCATTGCATACAAGTCGAATCTGCTGCAATTGGCGTCGCagttggacgagatcgaccgCGCCAAACACGACTACTATGTGTCGTCCTACGACCAGACACAGGCCACCTTCACCAGCATTCTCGCGAAAACCAGCTCTGTGATCGCCATGGAAACGCAGATGTACGAGAGCATCGCCAACAAGGCCCACTCAGGCGGCGGCCTCGACAAGTTGCTGGCACAAGAACCGTCGCCGACACCAGAAAACGATACGAACTCCGAGACCCGCACGCTGGAGGCCTCGCGGCCGTCCTCTGTGACTGCGCAGTCGACGCGCTCTGACCACTCTGACCACTCTGACCACTCTAACCATTCCGAGCCCGCGGACTCTCAggacgaggccgacgagGCCAACAAAACAACCGACTCGTTCTTCTCGCCGCCTGTGGTCACCTCGCGAGACGAGGCCTCGGCAGAGGCTCccgagcagcagcagccagacCACACCTCCACGTTCTCTTTACCCACCGCCACGTCTCCTGCCGTTCCTCTTGCTCCAACAGTCACGCATGCAGACAGTGTAAGTGTACAATATATGTAA
- a CDS encoding U2 snRNP component ist3: MNKVRKIQQLNERELELGTPIKASWHYEYADTSYIFIGNLPPEMNEMDLLIVFSQYGVPTHLKLMRDKSTGQSRRFAFLKYEQFESTILAVDNLNGYSFGDEYVLRVDHVRYKPYQYDKEFDANKEWDEALAREMEKDFGEEKEEEAKLIENELEEEDPMAQYLKNKKARTK, translated from the coding sequence ATGAACAAGGTGCGcaagatccagcagctgaacgagcgcgagctggaactggGCACGCCCATCAAGGCATCATGGCACTATGAATATGCCGACACGTCGTACATTTTCATCGGGAACCTGCCGCCGGAAATGAACGAGATGGACCTGCTGATTGTGTTTTCGCAGTACGGAGTGCCTACGCATCTCAAGCTGATGAGAGACAAGAGCACGGGCCAGTCGCGCCGATTTGCATTTTTGAAGTACGAGCAGTTCGAGTCGACCATTCTTGCCGTCGACAACCTCAACGGGTACTCTTTTGGCGACGAGTACGTGCTTCGTGTCGACCACGTGAGATACAAGCCATACCAGTACGATAAGGAGTTCGACGCCAACAAGGAGTGGGACGAGGCTCTGGCGAGGGAAATGGAGAAAGATTTTGGggaggagaaagaggaggaagcAAAACTGATAGAGAACGAattggaggaggaggaccCCATGGCTCAATACctcaaaaataaaaaagcCAGGACGAAATAA
- a CDS encoding Mitochondrial inner membrane protein OXA1: MIPVFRQSARPLVNVRARTLVGRRTALAATGVRFNSTETPEPKFDTSLGFDAETVSNVSNVLTSDQWGYMKSVGLSDGWWPSDLIQTTLEAVHVTTGLPWWATIAATTLGIRFALLPLFMASSDAMARSQAAAPETKVLRKELNSAMARGDRMTQQLKMQEIKKLNKKYGVKYSRMFLSPGIQLTYGIGSFFGIREMANLPVQGFENQGLYWFNDLTAPDPYIGLQLISACLYAASFRFGGETAVSQFGPKTQKAFMALPFLSIVFTWNMSAAVLVYFTANGLFSIIQARLLRSAKFRKMCGMYPMQKPAKDSKGLMENFSETWKEMQENSEVREKADEKARNAALRQMVKAKSQRAIIEKRDK; this comes from the coding sequence atgATTCCTGTCTTTCGCCAATCAGCAAGACCGTTGGTGAACGTTCGCGCAAGAACTCTTGTTGGACGGCGTACCGCACTGGCTGCCACGGGCGTGCGTTTTAACAGCACAGAGACACCAGAGCCGAAATTCGACACCTCGCTAGGTTTTGACGCAGAGACAGTGTCGAACGTGTCGAACGTGCTGACCTCTGATCAGTGGGGGTACATGAAAAGTGTCGGGCTCAGCGACGGCTGGTGGCCCTCTGATCTCATACAGACCACTCTCGAGGCGGTGCACGTGACCACGGGTCTGCCTTGGTGGGCCACCATCGCCGCTACAACGCTGGGCATTAGGTTCGCTTTGCTGCCGCTTTTCATGGCCTCGTCGGACGCCATGGCGCGTTCacaggctgctgctccagagaCAAAGGTGCTGCGGAAAGAACTGAACAGCGCGATGGCCAGAGGAGACCGCATgacgcagcagctgaaaatgcAGGAAATTAAAAAACTGAATAAGAAGTACGGTGTCAAGTACTCGAGAATGTTTCTTTCGCCAGGAATCCAGCTCACGTACGGTATTGGTTCGTTCTTTGGTATCAGAGAAATGGCCAATCTGCCCGTGCAAGGCTTTGAAAACCAGGGTCTGTACTGGTTCAACGACCTGACTGCTCCAGACCCCTACATCGGGTTGCAGCTGATTTCTGCCTGTCTGTATGCTGCCTCGTTCAGATTTGGAGGCGAGACGGCCGTCAGCCAGTTCGGCCCTAAAACCCAGAAGGCCTTCATGGCATTGCCGTTCCTGTCCATTGTCTTCACCTGGAACATGTCTGCGGCCGTGCTGGTGTATTTCACGGCCAACGGCCTGTTTTCAATCATACAGGCCCGTCTTCTGAGGTCCGCCAAGTTCAGAAAAATGTGTGGCATGTACCCGATgcagaaaccagccaaGGACAGCAAAGGTCTGATGGAGAACTTTTCAGAAACCTGGAAGGAGATGCAAGAGAACTCAGAGGTGAGAGAAAAGGCCGACGAGAAGGCCAGAAACGCTGCGCTACGCCAGATGGTGAAGGCCAAGTCTCAGAGAGCTATCATTGAGAAACGtgataaataa
- a CDS encoding Protein DCG1, with protein sequence MKLLIINPNSSQSITDNLKNVVRPIPGFEFDFFTGPPSAPSSINNSHDGKVSAKACLEKLKSDSAYLKYDGYLVCCYSDHPLVGELRKLVSVPVMGIFQASLLYSLNYATEATKVGILTSNKSWEQILDNSLLDFFDSKNIPKFMTPTLAADVDVLKLTDPENYAKIKKKIGVLIAQNAKIILLGCAGLSSLDRKFKEDFPDIEFVDSVKIGVELLAAHVRFASN encoded by the coding sequence ATGAAGCTTTTAATCATAAACCCCAATTCGTCTCAGTCGATCACCGACAACTTGAAGAACGTTGTGCGGCCAATTCCAGGGTTTGAGTTTGACTTTTTCACTGGACCTCCCTCTGCACCATCCTCGATCAACAACTCCCATGACGGTAAAGTGTCTGCCAAAGCCTGTCTCGAAAAGCTGAAATCAGACTCTGCGTATCTCAAATACGATGGATACCTCGTTTGCTGCTACTCAGACCACCCATTAGTCGGTGAGCTACGAAAGCTTGTCAGCGTGCCGGTGATGGGCATTTTCCAGGCTTCGCTGCTCTACTCGCTGAATTATGCTACAGAAGCGACAAAAGTCGGTATTTTGACGTCAAATAAAAGCTGGGAGCAAATACTCGAcaactcgctgctggattttttcGATTCCAAGAATATCCCCAAGTTCATGACCCCGACGCTGGCCGCCGATGTGGACGTGCTCAAGCTGACGGATCCGGAGAATTATGCCAAGATTAAGAAAAAGATTGGGGTGTTGATTGCCCAAAACGCAAAAATCATCCTGTTGGGTTGCGCCGGTCTCAGCAGTCTCGATCGCAAATTCAAGGAAGACTTCCCAGACATTGAGTTTGTGGACTCGGTGAAAATCggcgtcgagctgctggccgcACATGTGCGTTTCGCGTCCAATTAG